A window of the Pelagicoccus enzymogenes genome harbors these coding sequences:
- a CDS encoding AsmA-like C-terminal region-containing protein, which translates to MSKPRKSPIRFAWRSACKSCSALFQWCYSVIVLLLVSATIFAAYVATLDDIPVPNFIIRELQSQLRNKGIDLRMSGVRFQPNGRIIFQQPELYSPELGSTIVAARSAVAKLKLSHLAFGSVAVDEVRLSSGRFVIPAMLTPSGEPATAIRSINFEATHRGQRWNIDYANCAIGNLKVSFAGQVDDSLLALPPPNPDAPKPSISQAVLKFAPKITELQQELKRLEAPFCTVDLSVLNKQQSADIHVGAKRVRINPETLVHDLVVRAQYTLGARLHAKVYAHKAELPQGTIVEKIHLDANWPENTPPQQILPESIHFSATNATLRGITLPSLYAVAHPGSETHSAIVQFSFPQSPIVARIEHQVASKTSSVDLTAQLDSATLEALNPIALELAKQDITQLASLEKAIDLHAIAQLDEAFKPSRLEAFAQAGPTSIQGANIDYASTHATLRGPQIDLHAIRLQSGKQKGVIKIGYNLDTLLRRILVEGSFDPTMINGWFKPWWSAMWDGMTFPEEGMLTYLDSQATFKRPDTVFVTGTGYVRDLDLRGMPVDELRTRLFSLFHYVDLYDMELATADGQQAIGEIQFHMDRDVRDEKDKLTGIWIQAQSTLDVKNAPNILWEIADESAAILEPYCYDLPPYISARSASVRHLDEYLNDIDLELQTETAFTFYGFPFESLDAFVHIDDDVIDIPRAEARLGDGLVKATAFIIGDGLEVDAQLDQVGFGQALNASNTYFANDGSETAQAMDPERLLGFGGKMDAQFRGNGIVGNPVSFRGDGSFSIADADLGSFRLFGLLSSTINALNLPILKHLTTLEFSRAKSPFLVEEEIVRFTAGEIDGPGASIKTNGTYNIETDALNFSARLFPLRNNKVPVITPILNLPLDLFSNIFEISVGGTFDQPKLSLFNSNTREKIEVESTAPNREHRPTRR; encoded by the coding sequence ATGAGCAAACCGCGCAAAAGCCCGATCCGCTTCGCTTGGAGAAGCGCCTGCAAATCCTGCAGCGCCCTGTTCCAATGGTGCTACTCGGTTATCGTGCTGCTGCTGGTGAGCGCTACCATCTTCGCAGCCTACGTCGCGACCCTCGACGACATCCCAGTACCCAACTTTATAATACGGGAGCTTCAGTCCCAACTCCGAAACAAAGGCATCGACCTACGCATGAGCGGCGTGCGGTTCCAGCCAAACGGACGCATCATATTCCAACAGCCGGAACTCTACTCCCCCGAACTCGGCTCCACCATCGTCGCCGCTAGGTCCGCCGTAGCGAAACTCAAGCTCAGCCACCTCGCCTTCGGCAGCGTCGCCGTCGACGAAGTCCGCCTCTCCTCCGGCCGCTTCGTCATCCCCGCCATGCTCACCCCTAGTGGCGAACCGGCCACCGCCATCCGCTCCATCAACTTCGAAGCCACCCACCGCGGACAACGCTGGAACATCGACTACGCCAACTGCGCCATCGGCAACCTGAAAGTCTCCTTCGCCGGACAAGTCGACGACTCCCTGCTCGCTTTGCCGCCCCCCAACCCAGACGCCCCCAAGCCCTCCATCAGTCAAGCCGTACTCAAGTTTGCCCCCAAAATCACGGAGCTGCAGCAGGAGCTGAAACGCTTGGAAGCACCCTTCTGCACAGTCGACCTCAGCGTGCTCAACAAGCAGCAGTCCGCCGACATCCATGTCGGAGCCAAGCGAGTCAGAATCAATCCGGAAACCCTCGTCCACGACCTAGTGGTCCGCGCCCAGTACACCCTTGGTGCCCGACTCCACGCCAAAGTTTACGCCCACAAAGCGGAACTGCCGCAGGGCACCATAGTCGAAAAAATTCACCTAGACGCCAATTGGCCAGAGAACACCCCACCCCAACAGATCCTCCCTGAAAGTATCCACTTCTCCGCGACAAACGCCACACTCCGAGGGATCACCCTCCCCTCCCTCTATGCAGTTGCCCACCCCGGCAGCGAGACTCACTCCGCTATCGTACAGTTCTCCTTTCCCCAGAGCCCGATCGTCGCCCGCATCGAACATCAGGTCGCCAGCAAGACCAGCTCCGTCGACCTCACGGCCCAGCTCGATTCCGCGACCCTAGAAGCCCTCAACCCCATCGCCCTCGAACTCGCCAAGCAAGACATCACCCAGCTGGCCAGCCTCGAGAAGGCAATTGACCTGCACGCCATCGCCCAGCTCGACGAAGCCTTCAAGCCCAGTCGCCTCGAAGCCTTCGCCCAAGCCGGACCGACCTCCATCCAAGGAGCAAACATCGACTACGCCTCGACCCACGCCACTTTGCGCGGCCCCCAAATCGACTTGCACGCCATCCGGCTCCAATCCGGCAAACAAAAAGGCGTCATAAAAATTGGATACAACCTCGACACCCTACTACGCCGCATCCTCGTGGAGGGTAGCTTCGACCCCACCATGATCAACGGCTGGTTCAAGCCCTGGTGGTCCGCCATGTGGGACGGCATGACCTTCCCCGAGGAAGGCATGCTCACCTACCTCGACTCCCAAGCCACCTTCAAACGTCCCGACACCGTCTTCGTCACCGGCACCGGCTACGTGCGCGACCTCGACCTGCGTGGCATGCCCGTGGACGAGCTGCGCACTCGCCTCTTCTCGCTCTTCCACTACGTCGACCTCTACGACATGGAACTCGCAACCGCGGACGGACAACAAGCCATCGGCGAAATCCAGTTCCACATGGATCGCGACGTGCGCGACGAGAAAGACAAGCTTACTGGAATTTGGATACAGGCCCAATCCACCCTCGACGTCAAAAACGCCCCCAACATCCTCTGGGAAATTGCCGACGAATCCGCGGCCATCCTCGAGCCCTACTGCTACGACCTCCCGCCCTACATCTCCGCCCGCTCCGCCTCCGTGAGGCACCTCGACGAATACCTCAACGATATCGACCTCGAGCTGCAGACCGAAACCGCTTTTACCTTCTACGGCTTCCCCTTCGAGTCGCTCGACGCCTTCGTGCACATCGACGACGACGTGATCGACATCCCGCGAGCCGAAGCCCGACTCGGCGACGGGCTCGTCAAGGCGACCGCTTTCATCATCGGCGACGGGCTGGAGGTCGACGCCCAACTCGACCAAGTCGGCTTCGGCCAAGCCCTCAACGCCAGCAACACCTACTTCGCCAACGACGGCAGCGAAACCGCCCAAGCCATGGACCCCGAGCGCCTCCTCGGATTCGGCGGCAAAATGGACGCCCAATTCCGCGGCAACGGCATCGTTGGCAATCCCGTCTCCTTCCGCGGCGACGGCAGCTTCTCCATCGCCGACGCCGACCTCGGCTCCTTCCGTCTCTTCGGCCTGCTCTCCAGCACCATAAACGCCCTCAACCTCCCCATTCTCAAACACCTCACCACCCTCGAGTTCTCTCGTGCCAAATCCCCCTTCCTCGTCGAGGAGGAGATCGTGCGCTTCACTGCTGGAGAGATCGACGGCCCCGGAGCCAGCATCAAAACAAACGGCACCTATAACATAGAGACGGACGCGCTCAACTTCTCCGCCCGCCTATTCCCCCTGCGCAACAACAAGGTGCCCGTTATCACCCCAATCCTGAATCTCCCCCTCGACCTCTTTTCCAACATCTTCGAAATCTCCGTCGGCGGCACCTTCGACCAGCCCAAGCTCAGCCTCTTCAACTCCAACACCCGCGAGAAGATCGAAGTCGAGTCCACCGCCCCCAACCGCGAACACCGCCCCACGAGACGGTAA
- a CDS encoding REP-associated tyrosine transposase, producing the protein MPLFDQGKRPRIVFLTVCSKGRAPVMANDLFVEALRSAWREADHWQVGRWLVMPDHVHLFCAPGVVDAPPVGKWIRYWKSVVSRSLREGKLEGFAWQRDFWDTQLRSGDSYSEKWAYVEMNPVRAGLVESPDWWRWQGEENVLLWKE; encoded by the coding sequence ATGCCGCTTTTCGATCAGGGCAAGCGGCCGCGGATCGTTTTTCTGACGGTTTGCTCGAAGGGGCGTGCTCCGGTGATGGCCAACGACTTGTTTGTGGAAGCGCTTCGCTCAGCGTGGAGGGAGGCTGATCATTGGCAGGTGGGTCGATGGCTGGTGATGCCGGACCATGTTCATTTGTTTTGCGCTCCGGGGGTGGTGGATGCTCCGCCTGTTGGAAAATGGATACGCTACTGGAAGTCGGTGGTGAGTCGTTCGCTGCGGGAGGGGAAGCTTGAGGGCTTCGCCTGGCAGCGGGATTTTTGGGATACGCAGCTGCGTAGCGGGGATTCGTATTCAGAAAAGTGGGCCTACGTGGAAATGAATCCGGTGCGGGCGGGATTGGTGGAGAGCCCGGATTGGTGGAGATGGCAGGGCGAGGAGAACGTTCTGTTATGGAAAGAGTGA
- a CDS encoding ribonucleotide-diphosphate reductase subunit beta — protein sequence MHKTYTVGSRSFVLDQTKAEEAFKAKKIINGRETMTFNLLPLKYNWAYELYKTMKANHWEPEDIIMNKDIEQWKDDGQVSEVERWIIMMGVGYFSAAEGIVGDNILHVIRHLVTAPELKLVLGRHAHEENVHADSLLYMISSLGINPHECEAMFEDIETIVAKNEFVTRHSHALRRDIDLTVTENKQKFAKNVFLFGQCMEGTQFYGMFGMILSLYRQNKFRGIGEMFRYTLRDESNHIELLRNLFMDLVEENSDIWTEEFRENLRETMAEGIALEKAFIEDCLPVDSIGLVKKDFLQYIDYIADRRLEGCGLKPLNPGITNPLPWLAEMMDIKKEQNFFEGRVTEYQKASSLENDDDDDL from the coding sequence ATGCACAAAACCTACACCGTCGGCAGCCGCTCCTTCGTCCTCGACCAGACCAAGGCGGAAGAAGCCTTCAAGGCCAAGAAGATCATCAACGGCCGCGAAACCATGACCTTCAATCTGCTCCCGCTCAAATACAACTGGGCCTACGAGCTGTACAAGACCATGAAGGCAAACCACTGGGAGCCGGAAGATATCATCATGAACAAGGATATCGAGCAGTGGAAGGACGACGGACAGGTATCTGAGGTCGAGCGCTGGATCATCATGATGGGTGTGGGCTACTTCTCCGCCGCCGAAGGCATCGTGGGTGACAATATCCTGCACGTCATCCGCCACCTCGTCACCGCTCCTGAGCTCAAGCTCGTGCTCGGCCGCCACGCCCACGAGGAAAACGTGCACGCCGACTCCCTACTCTACATGATCTCCTCCCTCGGCATCAACCCGCACGAGTGCGAGGCCATGTTCGAAGACATCGAGACCATCGTGGCCAAGAACGAGTTCGTCACCCGCCACTCCCACGCCTTGCGCCGCGACATCGACCTCACCGTCACCGAAAACAAGCAGAAGTTCGCCAAGAACGTCTTCCTCTTCGGCCAGTGTATGGAAGGCACCCAGTTCTACGGCATGTTCGGCATGATCCTCTCCCTCTACCGCCAGAACAAGTTCCGCGGCATCGGCGAGATGTTCCGCTACACCCTGCGCGACGAGTCCAACCACATCGAGCTCCTGCGCAACCTCTTCATGGACCTCGTCGAGGAGAACTCCGACATCTGGACCGAAGAGTTCCGCGAGAACCTCCGCGAAACCATGGCAGAGGGCATCGCCCTCGAGAAGGCCTTCATCGAAGACTGCCTGCCCGTCGACTCCATCGGCTTGGTCAAAAAGGATTTCCTCCAGTACATCGACTACATCGCCGACCGCCGCCTCGAAGGCTGCGGCCTAAAGCCCCTCAATCCCGGCATCACCAACCCCCTCCCCTGGCTCGCCGAGATGATGGACATCAAGAAGGAGCAAAACTTCTTCGAAGGCCGCGTCACCGAGTACCAAAAGGCCTCGTCCCTCGAAAACGACGACGACGACGACCTGTAG